The Amaranthus tricolor chloroplast, complete genome sequence TGAAATTTATAGTACGAGGAAAATCCGTCGACTTTAAAAATCGTGAGGGTTCAAGTCCCTCTATCCCCAAAAGCTTTTTGACTCCCTAACTAGTTATCTTTTTTTTTCTTTTCAAAATGGATCTGGACGGAAGTGTTTTTCTCTTATAACAAGTCTTGTGATATATATGATAGACATACAAATGGATATCTTTGAACAAGGAGTACTCATTTGAGTGATTCACAATTCATATGATTACTCATAATAATCAAATTATAGACAAATTTCGAATTGGAAAACCAAAGAGATTTCGATACCTAGATAAGACTTTGTAATAACTTTCGTCCTTTTTTTAATTGACATAGACCCAAGTTATCGAGTAAAATGAGAAGATAATGCACCAGAAGGGTGAATGAATGGCCGGGATAGCTCAGTTGGTAGAGCAGAGGACTGAAAATCCTCGTGTCACCAGTTCAAATCTGGTTCTTGGCACATACCTTTTGTATGAGTATATATAATATATTCTACAAATTAACCAATACGGATTGATATACATATTCATTACTAGTCGAGATCATGACACGTACATAAGTTATTTAGCTAGTTATCGCCCAAGATACCCCACCTATCCCTAAAAAAAAAATAGATGGATCCAAAGTTTTTAAAAGTAAAATGAAAATAACGAATTTTTTTATGTTTTCGATTTTTTTTATTTGTTCATATTGTGTTTACTCTCAGACAAAATGCATATTAATACTTCATACATATTCCAAATATTCAAAAAAAGTTGAAACACTCAAATAAAAATAGAGTCTCGAAGAGTTAAAGGATGACGATAAATAAGAATTATCTTAGATAAATTCCAAATAGAATCAGATTCCCTTTGGTATATATTTCTTGATTTCCTAATAATATAAGAATTTATAGGTATAGGACTTTCTGACCCCTCTAAGTAAGTAATTGATGGATACGCGGTACAAAGTTCATAATACATAACTTTTTAGTTCATTCTATCGGTTCTTAGCTCATCCAAAAGAAAACTTTTTCAAATCTCAATGAATTCGTGACTTGTCTTTTATTTTTTTATCTATCCATATTTCATATATAGAATACCTGCGGGACATCAGTTACTCTATTTAATCTAGAGCAGAACATATATAATATAAAAAGTCTTTATGTCGTAGAAGTGAAAATAAATTCCTTACCATTCAATAAGCATCTTGTATTTCATAAAAATTGGGGACAATATAATCCTTACGTAGGGGCCATCCTATCCAACTTTCAGGCATTAAAATACGTTTCAAGCGTGGATGATTATCATAGGAGATTCCCAACATATCATAAGATTCCCGTTCTTGAAAATCCGCGCTTTTCCAAACCCAGAAAACGGACGGAATTCTAGGATTCCTCCTTGAAGCAAATACTTTTATGCATACTTCTTCTGGTTGATCCACACCGTATTCTATTCTCGTAAGATGATACACACTAGCTAACAGCCCGCCTGGTGCTACATCATAAGCACATTGAGAACGTAAATAATTGTAACCATATACATATAAAATAACAGCAATGGAATGCCAATCTTCGGGCTTTATTTGTAAAGTCTCTATTCCTTGGTAATCGAAGCCCAAAGATCTATGAACTAGCCCGTGTTTGACTAGCCAAGCAGACAAACGACCCTGCATCTTGTTTATATCTCCTTCCTTTTTTGTATAAATATTTTACATTGACTTTAACGATACGATGAGATTTATCAAAAACGATACGATGAGATTTATCAAAATTGACTTGCTGCTTACAATTCCAAAAACAAAAAAAAAGAATCCTGTTTAATTCACTAATTCATGGGAAGATGATGAGCTTTTGTACTTGAAAAATGTTTCATGAGGAATCTCGGAAGTAGATCGAATTTTATATTTATAAAGCAATTCTTGATCATAATTTCCGGTATGAATGCTACGCTCAACACGAAACTTGTGATTGATAGTAAAACATCGATTCTTCTGTTGAGACTTAATTCTATCTTCATAGATTTCCCGAGATATTTTTTTACGAAGTTTTGTTATAGCATCTATAACTGCTTCTGGTTTAGGGGGGCAGCCCGGCAAATAGACATCCACAGGAATTAGTTTATCGACCCCTCGAACAGTACTATAAGAATCGGTACTGAACATCCCTCCTGTAATTGTACATGCTCCCATAGCAATAACATATTTTGGTTCAGGCATTTGCTCATATAATCTCACTAAAGAAGGTGCCATTTTCATTGTTACGGTACCTGCTGTTAAAATTAGATCCGCTTGTCTAGGGCTCGATCTGGGTACCAGTCCATAACGATCAAAGTCGAATCGCGAGCCTATTAATGAAGCAAATTCAATGAAGCAACAACTGGTACCGTAGAGAAGCGGCCATAAACTCGAGAGCCTTGACCAATTTGAAAGATCATTTGATGTAGTTGAAATAACTGAATTTTGGGCTATTCGATCAAGTAGTGGAAACTCAATGGAATTCATAACTGTTTCAATCTTATTTTTTTTTTCTTTTTTTTTTTTATTGTCGGAATATTCGGGGATTAAGACCATTCCAATGCTCCCTTTCGCCATGCATAAACTAAACCAACAATTAGGATAAGCACGAAAATTAAAGCTTCTATAAATACGGATACACCCAATATATCAAAACTCATTGCCCATGGATAAAGAAAAACGGTTTCAACATCAAAAACAACAAAAACTAGCGCAAACATATAATAACGGATTCGAAATTGTAACCAAGCATCCCCCATAGGTTCTATACCTGATTCATAAGTCGAAAGTTTCTCGGGTCCTTTGCTATTCGGAGCTAAAATTCCGGAAACTAGAAATGCTAAAATAGGAATAACACTTGATATTATTAAAAATGCCCAAAAAATATCATATTCATAAAGTAGAAACATAGACGGACTCCTTATGAATGTGGAAAATATGTCGAATTAGTTGATTCGAATTGGAATTCTCAAATTATCTATAACTCTAACTCTTTTAGTTAAAACAACAATTTATTTTGAGTGAACCGCCTAACCAACCGAGTTACGTTTGTTTACTGCGGGATGTGTTTCGTTTCAAGAGTGATTGACTCGAATCTTATTTCTGTTTTGTTTTCCATTCCACTTGTAATTTTTATTCTATATTATAGAATTATTCTATTGTTCTTATCTTATATATACAAATAAAACTTTCTCACTTTCACCTCGATTTTATATAACTAAAGAAAGAAAAGATTGAACCGGAAAAAAATCATAATTCAATTTGGAATTTTTTTCTTTCTTTCCGCTTTTTTTATTTATATTATTTATATATTATTTATAATAGAGAATTCTCGTGTAAGAGAATGTTGAAGAATTTCGATTTTAGAATTGGAATTATGTTGGTATAGTTTATTTAATTCTAATTCCGACAGAGTATTTCTATTGATTGTATAAGGAAAGAAAAGACTACTTGTTTTGCGCTTTGATAGGTAAGGTATATAAAGACAAAAAGTCTCTTTGCCGATGAAACGTTGGCAAAGAGACTTTTTCAAACCGAGGCTTGGATACAAATTAAATTCTATTAAACAAATCATATCACAGTTAAATAGGGTGTTCCTCGATCTATTTATTCCATTCAATTATAGTTGATTAGGTTGGAATGAATTATTAATATTCATTCGCTAGTATATAAATTTACTAGGGCTATACGGACTCGAACCGTAGACCTTCTCGGTAAAACAGATCAAACTTATTATTCGCAAAATGATTTGAACTGTTTCAAAGACCCAACATGCATTTTTTTTTGCATTGGGCTCTTTCATTAACTGATATAAATACCAGTTAGTCCACCATATTTTTTCTTGATAGAAAGAAAATGGTTCCATGTGCTCCGATTCATTATTTATTTGAATTTTGATTCAAAAGCACTACCAAAGTGTTTCAAAGAAGAGTTATATTGACGTAGGTCTGCCTTTGGCCTAGATCAATTGAAAAATTAAATGGAGTCTCTATCGTTCGGATTAACGAATCCAATATGAAACTTCATACACCTTAAAGTTCATAGGACGAAAAGAGATTTTTTGAGGCCCTTATACTCATTATGCCTAGCATTTAATAGGCTGGGTATTTACCCTATCAATATCTCAAATCAATAATGGGTTCTGTTTGGTAATGGTAACTAAACGGACACTTAACTTAAATCGGACCAAACTAGAACTTATTGTCAGGCTATTGTTCTCTTGTTTTGTTTCCTATAAAGTCATAGAGTAAGACATCGATTTATCAAAAAGATTAATTCTTTTGATTGCATGATGGACTCCCCTGAAAAACATTGGCGCGCGTGTAAACGAGGTGCTCTACCAACTGAGCTATAGCCCTTGTACTTATGCTCCCTATTTTAGCATGTAGATAATTTCTTGTCAAGATAAATATTCCACGATCCAACATCATAGTTCTTTGATCTGTTTAATTAATATTGCTTAATAAGCAATATTGGATTTATAATCTATCTATCTGATAGTTATATTTAGTCCTCTTTGGAATGATAAAAGACCTACTTAACTCAGCGGTTAGAGTACTGCTTTCATACGGCGGGAGTCATTGGTTCAAATCCAATAGTAGGTAAAACTTATTAGATACCCTCGATTCGGGGTATCTAATAAATTTTTCTATTTCTTTTTTTTTTTTTTGTTGCATTCTATATATAGATTCTACCGACAAGGGAACTTCTTTTGATTATTCGGACGCACCAACAGCTTACGAAATTGTATTGCGAGCCTCTACTCGTGTCCTAGCTCGTCTGAGAGCTAGATTTGCTTCAATTAATTGTCTCTTTCCTTCCGCCTTCTTCAAGTTAGCTTCTGCTATTTCAAGAGTTTCCTGAGCTTCTTGTGGATCAATGTCACTACCCTTCTCAGCATCATTTACTAAAATAGTAATCTGATTATTGCTTATTCTAGCAAAACCGCCCATCAGAGCCATTGTTGACCATTGGTCGTCAAGGCCTAACATTCTTAAAACACCTATATCTACGGCTGTCGCAGTAGCGGCATGGTCTTTTAATACGCCGATTTGGCCACTATTAGTAGATAAAATGATTGCTTTTACTTGTGAATTCCAAACACTTCGATTAGGAGTCAGTACACAAAGATTTAAGGTCATTTCTTTAATTTGCTCTCCATTTCTAAGTTTATAGCTTTCGTGGTAGCTTCATCGATGTTACCTACCAAATAAAAGGCTTGTTCGGGAAGACCATCTAATTCTCCGGAAAGAATTAATTGAAATCCTCTAATTGTTTCTGCTAGGCCAACATATTTTCCTGGAGAGCCTGTAAATACTTCTGCTACGAAAAAGGGTTGTGATAAGAAACGCTCAATTTTTCGTGCTCTTGCTACAGTTAAACGATCTTCTTCAGATAATTCGTCCAATCCAAGGATAGCGATAATATCTTGAAGTTCTTTGTAACGTTGTAAGGTTTGCTTAACTCTTTGCGCAGTTTCATAATGTTCCTCGCCAACGATCCTAGGTTGGAGCATAGTTGACGTTGAATCTAACGGATCCACCGCTGGATAGATCCCTTTGGCCGCCAATCCTCTTGATAGTACGGTAGTAGCATCTAAATGTGCAAATGTCGTGGCAGGAGCGGGGTCGGTCAAATCGTCTGCAGGTACATAAACTGCTTGAATCGAAGTTATGGACCCTTCTTTTGTAGAAGTAATTCTTTCCTGTAACGAGCCCATTTCGGTACTAAGAGTAGGTTGATAGCCCACAGCGGAAGGCATTCTACCCAATAAGGCAGATACTTCAGATCCTGCTTGGACGAAACGGAAGATATTGTCGATAAATAAAAGTACGTCTTGCTCATTAACATCTCGGAAATATTCCGCCATAGTTAGGGCAGTTAACCCAACTCTCATACGTGCCCCCGGCGGTTCATTCATTTGACCATAGACTAAAGCCACTTTTGACTCTGCAATATTTTGTTCATTGATAACTCCGGATTCTTTCATTTCCATGTAAAGATCATTTCCTTCACGAGTACGTTCACCTACTCCGCCAAATACGGATACGCCCCCATGAGCTTTTGCAATGTTGTTGATCAATTCCATAATGAGTACTGTTTTACCCACTCCTGCTCCCCCAAACAGTCCTATTTTTCCTCCACGGCGATAAGGAGCTAAAAGATCTACCACTTTAATTCCGGTTTCAAAAATAGACAATTTTGTATCTAACTGTGTAAAGGCGGGCGCAGATCTATGAATAGGAGATGTTGTGCTGGTGTCTACGGGACCTAAATTATCAACAGGTTCCCCAAGCACGTTAAAAATTCGTCCGAGAGTCGTGCCGCCGACTGGAACGCTTAAAGGAGCTCCTGTGTCAATAACTTCCATTCCTCGTGTTAGACCATCTGTAGCACTCATAGCTACAGCCCTAACTCGATTATTTCCTAATAACTGTTGTACCTCACAAGTCACATTAATTGGTTGACCACTAGTATCTCGACCCTTAACTACTAGAGCATTGTAAATATTGGGCATCTTGCCTGGAGGAAAAGCTACGTCCAGGACCGGACCAATAATTTGAGCGATACGCCCCAGGTTTTTTTTTTCAAGCGTGGAAACCCCAGAACCAGAAGTAGTAGGATTGATTGTCATAATATTATAGTTAAAATATGTCGAAATTTTTTGCGAAAATGAAAATTATCGAATCCAAAAAAAAAAAATGTCCGATAGCAAGTTGATCGATTAATTAAATAAGAAATAGGAGTTAGCAATCCATTTTGTTGGTACCATCCAAACGAATCAAATTCAACCCACCTATTTTCAAAATATCAAATAAATGGATGACCAAAAATCCTGAGAAAGTCTTTTATTTGCCTATCATTCTAGACAATACTTTCTATATTATCTACAGAAATCGAACCCGAACTCTAAACTCTATTTTTTTTTATGATTCATTATTTCTATCGAACTGGGACCTAGTTCGTATTTAGTATATAGATTTATGTCTAGCCTTTTCATGATGGAATTCCGCATATTTTCACATCTAGGATATACATATACAACATATACCCCTGTCAAGGGTAAATTTCGAATTATTTAATTCGTTCCATTTAAATGGGGACAAAGGGGTTAATAAATTAGAAACCTAAAGAACAACTGTTACGGTTGGGTTGCGCCATATATATGAAAGAGTATACAATAATGATGTATTTGGCGAATCAAATACATGGTCTATTAACGAACCATTTTGATTAGTTGATAATATTAATTGAGAATTTTATGAAAGATTCTTGTAAAAGGTTTTCTTAAGGCCGAATTTATGTCGAGTAGACCTTGTTGCTTTGTTGTAAAAAATTTAAAATTGAATTTGTAGGGAGGGACTTATGTCACCACAAACAGAGACTAAAGCAAGTGTTGGATTTAAAGCTGGTGTTAAAGATTACCGATTGACTTATTATACTCCTGAGTATGAAACCCTAGATACTGATATCTTGGCAGCATTCCGAGTAACTCCTCAACCTGGAGTTCCACCTGAAGAAGCGGGGGCTGCAGTAGCTGCCGAATCTTCTACTGGTACATGGACAAGTGTATGGACCGACGGACTTACCAGTCTTGATCGTTACAAAGGACGATGCTACAACATCGAGCCCGTTGCTGGAGAAGAAAATCAATATATTTGTTATGTAGCGTATCCTTTAGACCTTTTTGAAGAAGGTTCTGTTACTAACATGTTTACTTCCATTGTGGGTAACGTATTTGGGTTCAAAGCTTTGCGTGCTCTACGTTTGGAAGATTTGCGAATCCCTGTTGCTTATGTCAAAACTTTCCAAGGCCCGCCTCACGGTATCCAGGTTGAAAGAGATAAATTGAACAAGTATGGTCGTCCCCTATTGGGATGCACTATTAAACCCAAATTGGGGTTATCCGCTAAAAACTATGGTCGAGCATGTTATGAATGTCTTCGTGGTGGACTTGATTTTACCAAAGATGATGAAAACGTGAATTCCCAGCCGTTCATGCGTTGGAGAGACCGTTTCCTATTTTGTGCCGAAGCTATTTATAAATCACAAGCCGAAACAGGTGAAATCAAAGGGCATTATTTGAATGCTACCGCAGGTACTTGCGAAGAAATGATAAAAAGAGCTGTATTTGCTAGAGAGTTGGGAGTTCCAATCGTAATGCATGACTACTTAACAGGTGGATTCACTGCAAATACTAGCTTGTCTCAGTATTGCCGAGACAATGGTCTACTTCTTCACATCCACCGTGCAATGCACGCAGTTATTGATAGACAGAAGAATCATGGTATGCACTTCCGTGTACTAGCTAAAGCGTTACGTCTGTCTGGTGGAGACCATATTCATTCTGGTACCGTAGTAGGTAAGCTTGAAGGGGAAAGAGATATTACTTTAGGCTTTGTTGATTTACTACGTGATGATTATACTGAAAAAGACAGAAGTCGCGGTATCTTTTTCACTCAATCTTGGGTTTCCACACCTGGTGTTCTTCCTGTTGCTTCAGGAGGTATTCACGTTTGGCATATGCCTGCTCTAACCGAAATCTTCGGGGATGATTCTGTACTACAGTTTGGTGGAGGAACTTTAGGACACCCTTGGGGGAATGCACCGGGTGCTGTAGCGAATCGAGTAGCTCTAGAAGCATGTGTACAAGCTCGTAATGAGGGACGTGACCTTGCTCGCGAGGGTAATACAATTATTCGTGAAGCTGCTAAATGGAGTCCTGAACTAGCTGCTGCTTGTGAAGTATGGAAGGAAATCAAATTTGAATTCCCGGCAATGGATACAATTTAGTCTAAGTCATTAATGTTCGGTCTCTTAATTGAATTGTAATTAAACTCGGCCCAATCTTTTACTAAAAAGGATTGAGCCGAATACAATTTTTGTATATATCTTGTATCTCTCTATTTATAGAAACTTCTTTTTATATACAAGCAAGATCTTCAATTCAAAATTGAATACTAAACAACTCAAACTTTCTATTATTGTCTTGGATCCACAATTAATCCTACGGATCCCTAGGATTGGTAGAATTGGTAGATTCTTATACATATTCCGTGGGTTCGGCCTATGACTGTGGATATTAAGTCAAGTATACGAACTCCTTCTACCTATCTTGTATATTGTCCTTTTCGTTCCGTATTAGAATAGAAACTTATTCGGTCTTATATTAGACGGGATTCGACGAAAAAAAAATTCTTCATTTCATAAAATAGAAGATATATTCTTTATTTTTTTTATATAAATTTGACCTGACCTTGGAAATTCTGCCTTTTTTCTTTTTCTTTAGAATTTTTTCGAATTTTAAAGATAAAGAAAAAAGTTCTATCATATTCATATACAACGAAGTTATATCACGGATTTGTACAAGAAAGAATTACTTCTTTCAATAGAATATACTTAAGAATACTTACTCATTTTTCGTTAATAATCTGCGTGATTGGATCTAGATGCTTATTCTGACAAGAAATGTTCAAATTGATTTTCATCGAATGACTATTCATCTATTTTATTTTCATGCGAATAGGGGGCAAGAAAGCTCTATGAAAAAATGGTGGTTCAATTCGATGTTGTCTAAGAAAGGGTTCGAACATAAGTGTGGATTAAGTAAATCAATGGACAGTCTTGGTCCTATTGAAAATACCAGTAGAAAGGAAGATCCGAGTCTAAATGATACAGAAAAAAGCATTCATAGTTGGAGAAATGGTGACAATTCTAGTTACAGCAGTAATATTGATAATTTCTTTCGTGTCAGGGACATTCCGAATTTCATCTCTGATGATACTTTTTTACTTATAGATAGTAGGGGGGACAGTTATTCCATATATTTTGATATTGAAAATCAAATTTTTGAGATTGATAACGATCATTCTTTTCTGAGTGAACTACAAAGTTCTTTTTCGAAGTATTGGACTTCAAGTTATCTGAACTCGAAATCTAAGAGTGACGATACTTATAACGATCGTTCCGGATATTATACTAAAGATAGTTGGAATAATCACATTAATAATTGCATTGACAGTTATCTTCATTCTCAAATCAGTATTGGGAGTTCCATCCTAAGTGGTAGTGACAATTCCAGTGACAGTTACATTTTGAATTACATTTTTAATGAAAGTGGAAATAGGAGTGAAAATTTCAGTAAAAGAACGAGCACAAATGATAGTAATTTACCTAGAATAGAAAGTTCTAATAATCTTGATGTAACTCAAAAATATAAACATTTGTGGGTTCAATGTGAAAATTGTTATGCATTAAATTATAAGAAATTGCTTAAGTCAAAAATGGGTATTTGTGAACAATGTGGATATCATTTGAAAATTAATAGTTCAGATAGAATCGAACTTCTGATTGATCCGGGTACTTGGAATCCTATGGATGAAGATATGGTCTCTATGGATCCTATTGAATTTCATTCAGAGGAGGAAGCTTATAAAGATCGTATTGATTCTTATCAAACAAAGACAGGTTTAACTGAAGCTGTTCAAACAGGTATAGGTCAAATAAATGGTATTTCTATAGCAATTGGGGTTATGGATTTTGAGTTTATGGGAGGTAGTATGGGATCTGTAGTAGGGGAAAAAATCACCCGATTGATTGAATATGCTGCCAATAAAACCCTACCCCTTATTATAGTATGTGCTTCCGGGGGGGCACGCATGCAAGAAGGAAGCTTGAGCTTAATGCAAATGGCGAAAATATCGTCTGTTTTATATGATTATCAATCAAATAAAAAGTTATTCTATGTGTCAATCCTTACATCGCCTACTACTGGTGGGGTGACAGCCAGTTTTGGCATGTTGGGGGATATTATTATTGCCGAACCTAATGCCTACATTGCATTTGCGGGTAAAAGAGTAATTGAACAAACATTGAATAAGACAGTACCTGAAGGTTCACAAGCAGCCGAATTTTTATTCCATAAAGGTTTATTTGATCCAATCGTACCACGTAATCTTTTAAAAGGCGTTCTAAGTGAGTTATTTCAACTGCATGCTTTTTTTCCTTTGAATCAAAATAAAGTCGCGGATTAAAGTTTAAAGTCAATTATTTTATTTGTGTCAAAAAGTATTTTTTTTTTATTGGAATCTATCGGAATAAAAGGAAAAACCAGAAATGAAGGATGGGGTTTTTTCGTTGGCGATATCCTAATTTTTGAATAAAAAAACAAAGACTTCAAAAATAGCTTTTTTAGATCTTTCAATATTTTTTGTGAATCTTTATTAACAATACCCCTTGGATCAAACTATAACGAATCCTTTGTAAATTTAATTTATAAGAAATCGTGTATTTTCTTGTAGTAGAAGCAAAATAAAGAAAAAAAAGATGACGAATACTAAAGTAAAGTTGATTATCATATATTATATGTAGAAAGTGAATTTCTTTTGTAGTTCTACATTCCTTGTACTTCTTAATATACTATATTAATTATATTAATTTTATAGAATTAGAATTCTAATTAATTTATTAATATAATAACAATAACATAATAACAACAAAAAATATAACAAACAGGTACAATTACAATACAATTATAGTAAATCGAGGTAATAACTATGAACTTTCCCTCTATTTTTGTGCCTTTAGTAGGCCTAGTATTTCCGGCAATTGCAATGGCGTCTTTATTTATTTATGTTCAAAAAAATAAGATTGTTTAGATTTTCGGGTTCAAATCTCATTTTTCAAGACTTAGACTTGAATCATAACATAGATATCTATTTAGTGGAATGGTATACCACGCGATTTCTTATGAACATAAACGAATGAACATAAACGAAAGAACCCTTACTTTAAATGTATGTGGAAAGATGACGACATAGGAGTACATGTTATTTTTTTGATCTAACTAAAAAGGAAAATAGAAATAAATATTTACGTAGGATATTTAAATAGAAAGTGAAACACATCCGACATCAGAATAGGACTAGTTGATGAGAGTTACCTCGGAAACAAGACAGAGTAAGGAAAGTACAATTCATTTGAGGTATTTTTCAATTCAAATTAAATGTAACCAAATCTAGTATGAATTGGCGCTCAGAACGTATATGGATAGAACTTATAACGGGATCTCGAAAAATAAGTAATTTCTCTTGGGCCTTTATCCTTTTTTTAGGTTCATTAGGATTCGTATTGGTTGGAATTTCCAGCTATCTTGGTAGGAATTTGCTATCTTTATTTCCCACCCAGCAAATTCTTTTTTTTCCACAAGGAATTGTGATGTCTTTCTATGGGATCGCGGGCCTCTTTATTAGCTCTTATTTGTGGTGTACAATTTCGTGGAATGTAGGTAGTGGTTATGATCTTTTCGATAAAAAAGAAGGAATAGTATGTATTTTTCGTTGGGGATTCCCTGGAAAAAATCGTCGCATCCTTTTCCGATATCTTATAAAGGATATCCAATCTATTAGAATAGAACTTAAAGAGGGTATTTCTACTCGTCGTGTTCTTTATCTGGAAATTAGAGGCCAGGGAGCCATTCCTTTGACGCGTACTGATGAAAATATGACTCCACGAGAAATTGAACAAAAAGCTGCTGAATTGGCCTCTTTTTTGCGTGTACCAATTGAAGTATTTTGAAAAAGAAAGCGATTCTGCCACGTATTCATGGACAGGCAGGAATTGCTTTGCTTTCACTTTTCGCAATTTCAATAGCCGTAAACACTCTTTTTTTTTCTTCAGTGGACTCTTTTTTCTATTTCTGTATTCTTTCGCGAGTCAAGGACTAATTAGCACTATCAAATCACAAAAAAACAAAGAAGAGATTCATGGATTCGATACATTGGAATAGAATTCATGTTTGAGAAAAATATTAGATCGCAGAACGTCGACGAACGCGACAGGTTCATTAACAATTTATAGATGAAAAATAAAATGGAAAAAAAGAAAATATTTATTCCTTTTCTATATCTTATATCTATAGTATTTTTACCCTGGTGGATCTCTTTATCATTTCAAAAAAGTCTGGAATCTTGGGTTACTAATTGGTGGAATACTAAGCAATCAGAAACTTTTTTGAACGATATTCAAGAAAATAATCTTCTAGAAAAATTCATCGAATTAGAGGAGCTCCACTTGTTGGACGAAATGATAAAGGAATACCCGGAAACACATCTACAAAAGCTTCGTATA is a genomic window containing:
- the ycf4 gene encoding photosystem I assembly protein Ycf4, which gives rise to MNWRSERIWIELITGSRKISNFSWAFILFLGSLGFVLVGISSYLGRNLLSLFPTQQILFFPQGIVMSFYGIAGLFISSYLWCTISWNVGSGYDLFDKKEGIVCIFRWGFPGKNRRILFRYLIKDIQSIRIELKEGISTRRVLYLEIRGQGAIPLTRTDENMTPREIEQKAAELASFLRVPIEVF